The following are encoded in a window of Geobacter metallireducens GS-15 genomic DNA:
- a CDS encoding alpha-amylase family glycosyl hydrolase: MTITSNSTYFPFNLQVAARFWRALDLAPSARELERLGRPPILFCRELAARLNRLPERAGRPVQGGVLNLYSLQGAIFRHLITRYAQGQAPGVLEKSLADAGFPLDSPQLTALLERFATLFPPAALLYGDAESPAAWLAAGGTSQRLQAVEELLLLSLAAENSALDSFRELVDDTELAATAPYRAAVTGLERALADALPVAGFGVSLTELLRAPLRAAPESLAGQLAYMRDAWSPLLPDELLAQLEVAFGIVEEETRPFWSGGGGAPAPVLEFGPGAGFPAPDDHYPEPEQFSADVDWMPNVVLMAKMVYVWLGQLSGWYGKDIHRLDQIPDEELDKLARWGVTGLWLIGIWERSPASQTIKRMCGNPEAIASAYSLYDYTIAHDLGGWEALADLRERALKRGIRLASDMVPNHTGIYSKWIVEHPDWFVQLDYPPYPTYRFTGPDLSSSPEVSIHIEDGYWDKSDAAVVFKHYDHRNGRTRYIYHGNDGTSTPWNDTAQLDYLNPEVREAVTRTILHVAHNFPIIRFDAAMTLAKKHYQRLWFPQPGLGSGVPSRAERGLTRAVFDAAMPEEFWRQVVDRAAAETPDTLLLAEAFWLMEGYFVRTLGMHRVYNSAFMNMLKMEENAKYRQTIKNVLEFNHEILKRFVNFMNNPDEKTAVEQFGKESKYFGAAVLLVTMPGLPMLGHGQVEGFHEKYGMEYRRAYWDEPVDEHLVAEHERRIFPLMRRRRLFSGSENFVLYDFFVDGAVNEDVFAYSNRRGDDRGLVLYHNRFATTAGWIRSSTSRLVRIDSGETVLRQTDLGAALGVNADGRHYYVFRDYATGLEYIRHGREIAEKGLFVELEAYEYHAFLDFREIRDDDYGTWGKLCFGLEGRGVPSIDEEVQLIRYASLVERFRGLSPFAGGKAAPKTSLERSKAFQAALAAFLKELASVAGVDGDRAATAGAVTERLDRLPGLWKSLEKGEPATELPLFPADLTARWLCAMLLVLHETGRLGGDDAEYPARSVQWFGTFGLRRALADLIHEAVEEGDESPHGDPDRLALLADIVVVYPSLGGLLGSSGRSGALQRLMDDRRVRRFIGVNRSGVVEWFVKEPFEELLSWLVLFAAVTQPPVGRALSGFGTELAELMGVRASLMALAEEAGYRVKAFLALVTPSSGRPEEESRQGILRTTAATREEEWSG; the protein is encoded by the coding sequence GTGACCATTACCAGCAACTCCACGTATTTCCCCTTCAATCTGCAGGTTGCCGCCCGGTTCTGGCGTGCCCTGGATCTGGCGCCGTCGGCCCGGGAGCTGGAGCGCCTGGGGAGGCCGCCCATCCTGTTCTGCCGGGAGCTGGCGGCACGGCTCAACCGCCTGCCGGAGCGGGCGGGTCGACCGGTTCAGGGAGGAGTTCTCAATCTCTACTCACTCCAGGGGGCCATCTTCCGGCATCTGATCACCCGCTACGCACAGGGACAGGCTCCGGGGGTGCTGGAGAAGTCCCTGGCCGATGCCGGTTTCCCCCTTGACTCACCGCAGCTGACAGCTCTTCTGGAGCGGTTCGCTACCCTCTTTCCGCCGGCGGCGCTCCTCTATGGCGATGCCGAGTCCCCCGCGGCCTGGCTTGCGGCTGGCGGGACTTCTCAGCGGCTCCAGGCCGTGGAAGAACTCCTTCTCCTCTCCCTCGCCGCCGAGAACAGCGCCCTGGACAGCTTTAGGGAGCTGGTGGACGACACCGAACTGGCCGCCACGGCCCCCTACCGTGCTGCCGTTACCGGCCTGGAGAGGGCGTTGGCCGATGCCCTCCCCGTGGCCGGGTTCGGCGTGTCGCTGACGGAGCTTCTCCGGGCGCCGCTGCGGGCCGCCCCCGAATCCCTGGCGGGTCAGCTGGCATACATGCGGGATGCGTGGAGCCCCTTACTCCCTGATGAGCTTCTGGCCCAGTTGGAGGTGGCCTTCGGCATCGTGGAGGAGGAGACGCGCCCCTTCTGGAGCGGTGGCGGTGGCGCCCCCGCGCCGGTCCTGGAGTTCGGCCCCGGCGCGGGGTTCCCGGCCCCCGATGACCACTATCCCGAGCCCGAGCAGTTCTCCGCCGACGTGGACTGGATGCCCAACGTGGTGCTCATGGCCAAGATGGTCTATGTCTGGCTCGGCCAGCTCTCCGGCTGGTACGGGAAAGATATTCACCGTCTCGACCAGATTCCCGATGAAGAGCTGGACAAGCTCGCCCGTTGGGGCGTCACGGGGCTGTGGCTCATCGGCATCTGGGAGCGTTCCCCCGCCTCCCAGACCATCAAGCGGATGTGCGGCAACCCCGAGGCCATCGCGTCCGCCTACTCCCTCTACGACTACACTATCGCCCATGACTTGGGAGGATGGGAGGCCCTGGCGGACCTGCGGGAGCGTGCCCTGAAGCGGGGCATCAGGCTTGCCAGCGACATGGTGCCGAACCACACCGGCATCTACTCCAAGTGGATCGTGGAGCATCCCGACTGGTTCGTGCAGCTGGACTACCCGCCGTACCCCACCTACCGCTTCACCGGCCCCGACCTCTCCTCCTCCCCCGAGGTCTCCATCCACATCGAGGATGGCTACTGGGACAAGAGCGACGCCGCCGTGGTCTTCAAGCACTACGACCACCGCAACGGCCGGACCCGCTACATCTACCACGGCAACGACGGCACCAGCACCCCCTGGAACGACACGGCCCAGCTGGACTACCTGAACCCCGAGGTGCGGGAGGCGGTTACCCGGACCATCCTCCACGTGGCCCACAACTTTCCCATCATCCGCTTCGATGCCGCCATGACCCTGGCCAAGAAGCACTACCAGCGCCTCTGGTTCCCCCAGCCGGGCCTGGGGAGCGGCGTCCCCTCTAGGGCCGAGCGCGGCCTGACCCGGGCCGTCTTCGACGCCGCCATGCCCGAGGAGTTCTGGCGCCAGGTGGTGGACCGGGCCGCGGCGGAGACGCCGGACACGCTCCTTCTGGCCGAGGCCTTCTGGCTCATGGAGGGGTACTTTGTCCGGACCCTGGGGATGCACCGGGTCTACAACAGCGCCTTCATGAACATGCTCAAGATGGAGGAGAACGCCAAGTACCGCCAGACCATCAAGAACGTGCTGGAGTTCAATCACGAGATCCTCAAGCGCTTCGTCAACTTCATGAACAACCCCGACGAAAAGACCGCTGTGGAGCAGTTTGGTAAGGAAAGCAAATACTTCGGCGCGGCGGTGCTCCTGGTGACCATGCCCGGGCTCCCCATGCTGGGCCACGGCCAGGTGGAAGGGTTCCACGAGAAATACGGCATGGAGTACAGGCGGGCCTACTGGGACGAGCCAGTGGACGAACACCTGGTGGCGGAGCATGAACGGCGCATCTTTCCCCTCATGCGGCGTCGGCGCCTCTTCTCGGGCTCGGAGAATTTCGTCCTCTACGACTTCTTCGTGGATGGAGCCGTGAACGAGGATGTCTTCGCCTACTCCAACCGCCGTGGCGACGACCGGGGGCTCGTCCTCTACCATAATCGCTTCGCCACTACCGCCGGGTGGATCAGGAGCTCCACGTCCCGTCTCGTGCGGATCGACTCGGGGGAGACCGTACTGCGGCAGACCGACCTGGGGGCGGCCCTCGGGGTGAACGCCGATGGCCGCCACTACTACGTCTTCAGGGATTACGCCACCGGTCTGGAGTACATCCGCCATGGCAGGGAGATTGCCGAGAAGGGGTTGTTCGTGGAGCTGGAAGCCTACGAGTACCACGCCTTCCTCGATTTCCGCGAGATCCGCGACGACGACTACGGCACCTGGGGCAAGCTTTGCTTCGGGCTTGAGGGGCGAGGGGTACCGAGCATCGACGAGGAGGTGCAGCTTATCCGTTACGCATCCCTGGTGGAACGGTTCCGGGGACTCTCTCCCTTTGCTGGGGGAAAAGCAGCGCCGAAGACGTCTTTGGAACGTTCGAAAGCGTTTCAGGCGGCCCTTGCGGCGTTTCTTAAGGAACTCGCTTCGGTTGCCGGCGTTGACGGCGATCGTGCCGCGACGGCCGGCGCCGTGACGGAGCGCCTCGATCGCCTCCCCGGCCTCTGGAAGTCTCTGGAAAAAGGAGAGCCTGCGACAGAACTGCCGCTCTTTCCGGCAGACCTCACCGCGCGATGGCTTTGTGCGATGCTCCTTGTCCTCCATGAGACCGGTCGGCTTGGTGGCGACGACGCGGAGTATCCTGCCCGCTCTGTCCAATGGTTTGGCACCTTCGGCCTCAGGCGTGCCCTGGCGGACCTCATCCACGAGGCCGTCGAGGAAGGGGACGAATCCCCCCACGGGGACCCTGACCGTCTAGCCCTTTTGGCGGATATCGTCGTGGTCTATCCCAGCCTTGGCGGGCTTCTCGGAAGTTCTGGGCGTTCCGGAGCCCTCCAGCGCCTTATGGACGACCGTCGGGTCAGGCGGTTCATCGGCGTGAACCGCAGCGGCGTCGTCGAGTGGTTTGTCAAAGAACCGTTCGAGGAACTCCTTTCCTGGCTCGTTCTTTTTGCTGCGGTGACACAACCTCCCGTTGGAAGAGCGCTCAGTGGATTTGGTACAGAACTGGCGGAACTAATGGGAGTGCGTGCGTCGCTGATGGCTCTGGCAGAAGAGGCCGGTTACCGGGTTAAAGCTTTCCTTGCCCTTGTGACCCCATCTTCCGGCAGACCGGAAGAGGAATCACGGCAGGGCATCCTACGGACCACTGCGGCGACCCGGGAGGAAGAGTGGTCAGGGTGA
- a CDS encoding glutaredoxin family protein yields the protein MILRIIVALLTVVLAVALLAGCTPARPAVPPVPSGAAAENRHEVVVYVRTGCSFCQEAREFLAARGVPVRERNVAADRSALVEMLDIHVRRFPDEEPLVPLIVIGDRVVRGFDRQEVEAALAEVERTSTAGSKQ from the coding sequence ATGATTCTGCGAATTATCGTTGCGCTGCTCACGGTTGTCCTGGCTGTTGCCTTGCTGGCAGGATGCACCCCCGCCCGACCTGCGGTCCCGCCGGTACCTTCGGGCGCGGCGGCGGAGAACCGGCACGAGGTGGTCGTCTATGTCAGAACCGGCTGTTCCTTCTGCCAGGAGGCGCGGGAGTTTTTAGCCGCCCGGGGGGTACCGGTCCGCGAGCGCAACGTGGCGGCCGACCGGAGCGCCCTGGTGGAAATGCTCGATATTCATGTCCGCCGGTTTCCGGACGAGGAGCCCCTTGTCCCGCTTATCGTGATCGGTGACCGTGTGGTGAGAGGGTTTGATCGCCAGGAGGTCGAGGCGGCGTTGGCCGAGGTGGAGCGCACATCAACAGCAGGGAGTAAACAGTGA
- a CDS encoding Lnb N-terminal periplasmic domain-containing protein translates to MPMLYCPFRKSYDAMGVHPLLIWLLVLIVNLAAFAGVCAGADDPYLAELLNRAAERQLHRERAWEVLLHYRPRGDERESLVDDPRFFLAPEGKTDPEAELSATLRSLFSSEASGDEHPRCRFPARAAWLAEELAIDAGHLPPMACPQLDEALAAVNPRSAVLVFPAAHPNGPASMFGHTLLRVGSTYRSDLLSYAVNYASHTTDTNGIVYAFKGIFGGYSGYYSILPYYEKVREYNDLEHRDVWEYPLTLAPDEVRRMVLHIWELRGIASDYYFFDENCSFNLLFLLEAARPELRLAEEFWDRSSFWVMPADTVAVIGRAGLIEKQAYRPAQATRILRRASLLPPDARHEALQTALSPQRAQAVAASSRPVEERRQILNLAAEYVQYRYSRKELEQPEFQRQFLEVLKVRSPLGPDESDAGEVPVPPAPETGHLPGRIGLGGGYRHDTPFVEASIRPAYHALMDADEGYSPHSQIIFAEAVGRYYPERHSIRLQRFSAVDIVSLAPRDEFFKPISWKVNGGLFRRPFADGADRLFLRLNTGGGMAWPVPGNGVAYGMAELDLNLSDRLRDKAVLGAGVSAGVIVSPADCWKVALSGSAFAYGLQYHEYYRLALEQNLALSRTLGLGLTASWERSFDRSRAEALLMVNRYF, encoded by the coding sequence ATGCCCATGCTCTATTGCCCGTTCCGGAAGAGTTACGATGCAATGGGGGTACATCCCCTGCTGATATGGTTGCTGGTGTTGATCGTAAACCTGGCGGCTTTTGCCGGCGTCTGCGCCGGGGCCGACGATCCGTACCTGGCGGAACTCCTGAATCGGGCTGCAGAGCGCCAGCTACACCGGGAGCGCGCCTGGGAGGTGCTCCTCCACTACCGGCCCCGGGGCGACGAGCGGGAAAGCCTGGTGGACGATCCCCGCTTTTTCCTCGCTCCCGAGGGGAAGACCGACCCTGAGGCGGAGCTGTCGGCGACCCTGCGGAGCCTCTTCTCCTCCGAGGCAAGCGGCGACGAGCACCCCCGTTGCCGTTTCCCGGCCCGCGCCGCCTGGCTCGCCGAAGAGCTGGCCATCGATGCCGGCCATCTCCCCCCCATGGCCTGCCCCCAGCTGGACGAAGCCCTGGCGGCCGTCAATCCCCGGTCCGCGGTGCTGGTCTTCCCCGCGGCCCATCCCAACGGCCCCGCCTCCATGTTCGGTCACACCCTTTTACGGGTTGGGAGCACCTACCGGAGCGACCTTCTCTCCTACGCGGTCAACTATGCCTCCCACACCACCGACACCAACGGCATTGTCTACGCCTTCAAGGGGATCTTCGGGGGGTACTCGGGGTATTACTCGATCCTTCCCTACTACGAGAAGGTCAGGGAGTACAATGACCTGGAGCATCGGGACGTCTGGGAGTATCCCCTCACCCTCGCCCCCGACGAGGTTCGGCGGATGGTGCTCCACATCTGGGAGCTGCGGGGGATTGCCTCCGATTACTACTTCTTCGACGAGAACTGTTCCTTCAATCTCCTCTTCCTTCTTGAGGCGGCTCGGCCTGAACTGCGGCTTGCCGAAGAATTCTGGGACCGCTCCAGCTTCTGGGTGATGCCGGCCGATACGGTTGCGGTCATTGGCCGGGCGGGGCTCATCGAGAAACAGGCCTACCGCCCTGCCCAGGCGACCCGCATCCTTCGCCGGGCATCGCTTCTGCCGCCGGATGCCCGCCATGAGGCCCTGCAGACGGCCCTTTCGCCCCAGCGGGCACAAGCGGTTGCAGCTTCCAGCCGCCCGGTGGAGGAGCGCCGCCAGATACTCAATCTGGCCGCCGAATACGTGCAGTACCGCTACTCACGCAAGGAGCTGGAGCAGCCGGAGTTCCAGCGGCAGTTCCTGGAGGTGCTCAAGGTCCGCAGTCCCCTGGGGCCCGACGAATCGGACGCGGGGGAGGTTCCGGTCCCTCCCGCGCCGGAAACGGGGCACCTGCCGGGCCGGATTGGGCTTGGTGGTGGCTACCGCCACGACACCCCCTTCGTGGAGGCGAGCATTCGTCCCGCGTACCACGCCTTGATGGATGCCGATGAAGGATACAGCCCCCACTCCCAGATCATCTTCGCCGAGGCGGTGGGCCGCTACTACCCGGAGCGGCACTCCATCAGGCTCCAAAGGTTCTCGGCGGTGGATATCGTCTCCCTGGCCCCCCGGGACGAGTTCTTCAAGCCCATTTCCTGGAAGGTGAACGGCGGCCTGTTCCGTCGACCCTTTGCCGACGGCGCCGATCGCCTCTTCTTGCGGCTCAACACCGGCGGTGGCATGGCCTGGCCCGTCCCGGGCAACGGGGTCGCCTACGGCATGGCGGAACTGGACCTGAACCTGAGCGATCGCCTGCGGGACAAGGCGGTGCTCGGGGCTGGAGTGTCAGCCGGGGTGATCGTCTCCCCCGCCGACTGCTGGAAGGTAGCCCTCTCGGGGAGCGCCTTTGCCTACGGTCTCCAATACCATGAATACTACCGGTTGGCCCTGGAACAGAATCTGGCCCTGAGCCGTACCCTTGGCCTCGGCCTTACGGCATCCTGGGAGCGGAGCTTCGACCGCAGCCGGGCCGAGGCCCTGCTGATGGTCAATCGCTATTTCTGA
- a CDS encoding DUF3015 family protein, whose product MKRALLAVAITVVTAASAFAASGKANTGCGLGTVLWKGRADSSVFSQALQATTNQTFGTQTFGITSGTLECGTPGKVVQNERLNHFVRANMDNLARDIAQGRGESLDAFAELLQVPADKRPGFYAALQSNFASVFTSENVVVAEVIDNAVALAN is encoded by the coding sequence ATGAAAAGAGCTCTTCTCGCTGTGGCAATCACGGTCGTCACTGCCGCCTCTGCCTTTGCGGCCAGCGGCAAAGCCAATACCGGCTGTGGCCTTGGAACGGTCCTGTGGAAAGGCCGGGCAGACAGTTCGGTTTTCTCGCAGGCATTACAGGCAACCACCAACCAGACCTTTGGCACGCAGACCTTCGGTATCACCTCCGGCACCCTCGAGTGCGGCACCCCTGGCAAGGTGGTGCAGAACGAGCGCCTGAACCACTTCGTCCGAGCCAACATGGATAACTTGGCCCGTGACATCGCCCAGGGGCGCGGTGAGTCCCTCGACGCCTTTGCCGAGCTTCTCCAGGTGCCGGCTGATAAGCGTCCCGGCTTCTATGCCGCGCTTCAGAGCAACTTCGCGTCGGTCTTCACCTCCGAGAACGTTGTTGTGGCCGAGGTGATCGACAACGCCGTTGCCCTTGCCAACTAG
- a CDS encoding alpha/beta hydrolase, producing the protein MRISSVVALMTLLLLCTGCSSLIFYPQRHLVDNQLLVRFPAEDISFRASDGVRLHGWLLRPSGQPRGSILVLHGNAENISTHVNSILWLVKEGFAVFIIDYRGYGLSEGTPTIDGVHRDAEAALATLLTLPGVDPQRVAVLGQSLGGAIAIHLVATTPHKKAVRLLVVDSPFADYRLIAREKLGGFFLTWPFQYPLSLLFNDDYSPLRFVGEVAPVPLIIINDELDPIVPSRHGRLLREAAGPSADLWTTSGLGHVGSFADPALRRALVERLDGAFAPGADTQRR; encoded by the coding sequence ATGCGTATATCCTCTGTTGTCGCTCTTATGACCCTGCTTTTGCTCTGCACGGGCTGTTCGTCGTTGATCTTTTATCCCCAGCGGCACCTGGTGGACAATCAACTGCTCGTTCGTTTTCCCGCCGAAGATATCTCATTCCGCGCATCCGATGGTGTCCGGCTGCACGGTTGGCTCCTTCGCCCCTCCGGCCAGCCGCGGGGGAGCATTCTCGTCCTCCATGGTAATGCCGAAAACATCAGCACCCACGTGAACAGCATTCTCTGGCTGGTCAAAGAGGGGTTTGCGGTTTTCATCATCGACTATCGTGGCTACGGCCTCTCCGAGGGGACGCCGACCATCGACGGGGTCCATCGGGATGCCGAGGCGGCCCTTGCGACCCTCCTCACCCTGCCGGGTGTGGACCCGCAGCGGGTCGCGGTGCTGGGTCAGAGCCTGGGAGGCGCCATTGCCATCCATCTGGTTGCGACCACGCCCCACAAGAAGGCGGTCAGGCTTCTTGTTGTCGACAGCCCCTTCGCCGACTACCGCCTCATTGCCCGGGAAAAGCTCGGCGGTTTTTTCCTCACCTGGCCCTTCCAGTATCCCCTTTCCCTTCTTTTCAACGACGACTACAGTCCCCTGCGTTTCGTGGGAGAGGTGGCGCCGGTGCCACTCATCATCATCAACGACGAGCTGGATCCGATAGTCCCATCCCGCCATGGCCGGCTGCTGCGCGAGGCGGCAGGCCCTTCCGCGGATCTCTGGACCACATCGGGCCTGGGGCATGTGGGCTCATTTGCCGACCCGGCGTTGCGGCGCGCCCTGGTGGAGCGTCTTGACGGGGCGTTTGCTCCCGGCGCCGACACGCAGAGGCGTTGA